TGCGCAGATGTATGATATGCTAACGGAAAAAGGCGCCGTGACGGATAAATTTATGTTTAACTACAACTTCCCGGGCTTTAGCGTCGGCGAGGCCAGTCCGCTAAAGGCTCCAGGTAGACGCGAGCTAGGTCATGGCAACCTCGCTAAACGCGCCCTTGCGCCTAGCATCGATGTAAATTCGCCTTACACGATCAGGCTCGTGTCCGAAATTTTAGAAAGTAACGGCTCAAGCTCGATGGCCAGCGTTTGCGGCGGCTCTTTAGCGCTAAGAGCTGCCGGCGTCGATACGCCAAAATTAGTTGCGGGCGTTGCGATGGGACTGATTTTTGAGGGCGAGAAACACGCCGTGCTAACCGACATAATGGGGCTAGAGGATCACGACGGCGACATGGATTTTAAGGTAGCGGGCAGCAAAGACGGCATAACAGCGCTCCAGATGGATATAAAGCTGGGCGGTATCAGCCTTTACGTGCTTAAAGAAGCACTTTTGCAGGCGCGCGAGGGTAGGCTGCATATATTAAATTTGATGGAAAAAGCAAATGAAAATATCTCAGTAAACGAAGATATACTCCCTAAACTAGAGCTCTTTAGCGTGGATCCGGGCAAGATCGTAGATATCATCGGACAGGCTGGTAAAACTATAAAGGAGATCATAGAAAAATTTGACGTCGCTATCGATCTAGACCGCGAAAAAGGCGAGGTAAAGATTGCCGGCGCGCAAAAATCAAGCGTCGACGCGGCCAAAGACTACATCATCCAAATCGTCTCAAAAGATAACGGCAAGGGCTTTGGCGGTAGAAGAGGCGGCAAAGACGGCAAACCTCACAAGACGCCTGAGTTTAATATCGGAGACGAATTTGAGGGCGAGGTAAAAAGCGTAGTAGAATTTGGCGCTTTTATCGGGCTTTCGGGCGGCGTGGACGGACTTTTGCATATCTCAAAAATCAAAACGCCTCTAAAAGCCGGCGATAAGGTTAAGGTAAAAATTAGCGAGCAAAAAGGGCACAAAATTTCCCTTTCTCTAGCGCAATAAATTTAAAGGAGAAACGATGCAGTATAAAAAAATATTTTTCCCAATCGGCGCGGGCGACGACGTAAAAGAGCGTATCAGAGGGGCTTTGCTCGTCGCTAAGCATTTCAACAGCCACATTGAGATTTTAGCTTGCCAGCTAGATCCAGGCGTCGTTTATAATATGAAAATGACGCTTCGAGGCGGAGTTCTTTACGATGAGTTTTTAAAGGCGGCAAAGGCCGAACTTGGCGTCGAGCACGAGCGCAACGAGACTATTTTTCATAAACTTTGCGAAGAGCTTGACGTGCAGATCAGCGACGAGCCGATCGAGGGCAAGACGACGGCTAAATTTACCACAAAAAGTGGCAAGCGAAGCGTGGTGGTTGAGCAGGAGTCTAAATTTTGCGATATGGTAGTTGCCGCAGTACCGCTTGACGGTAAGATCACGGGTACATTTGAGGCGGCGGTGCTAAAAAGCGGCAAAAACGTTATCGTGATTCCTAGAAAACTTACTAAATTTAGCGCGGAAAATATCCTGGTAAGCTGGACCGGTACACCTGAGAGCTCGCGCGCCATTACCAGCTCGCTACCGCTTTTAAAAGAGGCTAAGCGCGTAAAATGCATCACTTCAAAGGCAAATTTGGGCGATCAAAGCGAGGCTAGCTTAAAGAGGCTGGATGAATACTTCGCGCTACACGGCATAAATGCGGATTTTGAGGTCGTAGGAACTTTTTCGGTCCCGGGCGAACCGCTTTTAAAAGCCTCGACGGATGGAAATTTCGACCTAATCGTAGCGGCTAGATATGCAGAAAACGGTTTTAGGGAGATTTTCTTGGGCGGTACGACCAAGTATTTCTTACAAAACACCACGATACCGGTATTTATGTAAGACAAAATTCGGAGCCGAATTTTCAAATTTGACGTTTGGCTCCGAGGTAAATTTAAGCGACCGGCCTTTTATAAGGGGTCGGTCGCTTTTTAATTTTGTGACTGACTTCAGGCGCTTACCTAGTAAATTTGTGATTTTTATTTCCTTCCTTATTGTTTTGCACTTATTTTTAAATTTAGATACTAGCAATAGAGGATTAAATTTATCTTGCTAGACGGCTACTTTTTTATCGATTTTAAAACCTAAATTTATTTTTGTGGTTATTCGAGAAGTTTATGGGCGGTAAAGCTTAGTAAAAACTATTTTAAATTTGTAAACTTCTTTTTAAATTTGGTTATGCTGATCAGCCATGTAAAGATGCGATTTGCTTCTTATGAACAATGCAGTATTAAAGCAATCTCAAGTATTTTGAGTATACACAGCAAATTTGACTCTTTAGGGTAATGGGAGGCACTAGCGCAAGAACATGGTTGTGGCGAATAATATCGACTTGTTTTGATTGATCAGTGCTTTTGAAGTTGGAAAATCGTTGATGGCTTGGAAGATTTTTGTTGGAATTAAATAAGAATTATGGTGCGACCTGCGTGTCTGCAATTTAGAGAAAAAAGCCCAAAAAATCGAGGCTTTCGCAAAAATAGGAAGTGAAAAAACCGACTTCCTAGGTTTTTAAGGTTTTTAAAGAAAACGTAGCGTTTTTTTGAAAGTTTAACTCGAAACTTAAGAGGATTTGGACTATTTTTGATTAGATAGTAAATCAAAAATAAACCATTTAAGGATTGAACCTTAAGCAGATAGTTAATTCTCTCTTAGCCCGCCTGTTCTGATTGGCATGTTAGCATTTTTTTCCCTGCTTGTCAAATTACCCATTATTTCCCACTACTTCGGTCAAGCGGAACGGATTTTTGAGAGAGGCGAGAAAATCCGAGGAGCGTAAATAAATACAACTTTTATGACAGAAGCAATAAAGGACGGCACGGGCGGGCGCTTTGATACTCGCTGAGGCTCGTATCGAAAAAATAAGCTAATGCACGCCGCGAACAGCTAACGGCGCGCATAGAGCCTATTTTTTCTCGCTCTGCTTTTAGCTTTTATTTGCGGGCATTGTAGCGAGCCGTTTTTTACAAGGTCAAGGGTATACGAGCAGGATTTTAAGGGCTCGCGATTAGCGCTCACCTCTAAAAATCCGCCCTTGACTCTGTAAAAGCCGTTCGCACAACCCGCAAAGCTAAGGAAAAACAA
This region of Campylobacter showae CSUNSWCD genomic DNA includes:
- a CDS encoding universal stress protein, translated to MQYKKIFFPIGAGDDVKERIRGALLVAKHFNSHIEILACQLDPGVVYNMKMTLRGGVLYDEFLKAAKAELGVEHERNETIFHKLCEELDVQISDEPIEGKTTAKFTTKSGKRSVVVEQESKFCDMVVAAVPLDGKITGTFEAAVLKSGKNVIVIPRKLTKFSAENILVSWTGTPESSRAITSSLPLLKEAKRVKCITSKANLGDQSEASLKRLDEYFALHGINADFEVVGTFSVPGEPLLKASTDGNFDLIVAARYAENGFREIFLGGTTKYFLQNTTIPVFM